Proteins encoded together in one Camelina sativa cultivar DH55 chromosome 9, Cs, whole genome shotgun sequence window:
- the LOC104713469 gene encoding V-type proton ATPase catalytic subunit A-like isoform X2 has product MIPFHEPTSKKNTSTDLRRSGIDNGAGCSCSRSVTTLLQYSNLDAVVYVGCGERGIEMIEDKELLEPVATTQCKPQEISSYSYRNKHRSQQQVKESIDLANMPADSGYPAYSAARLASFYQHAGKVKCLGGPDLDRSVTLVGAVSSPGGDFSDPVTVAFLVTLTIVQNSAGQYPLKDAVIELEFQGIKKSYTMLQSWPLRTVEDGRTLLFPWRKQVLRTHLATSTNTRQKEVLLWIKSEERGDNISKEQPKDYVWGTLNSGKVVPGYIHGVLRKTVPRYASQREFALKHHLMILFSAKLYEVMPPGSYSN; this is encoded by the exons GGACCTGAGACGAAGTGGGATTGATAATGGTGCTGGGTGTTCCTGTTCTCGTAGTGTCACCACATTGCTACAG TACTCCAACCTCGATGCTGTTGTGTATGTTGGTTGTGGAGAGAGAGGAATTGAAATGATTGAG GATAAAGAGCTATTAGAACCAGTAGCTACAACACAATGCAAGCCGCAGGAAATATCAAGTTACTCTTACCGAAACAAGCACAGAAGTCAACAACAAGTCAAAGAG tctATTGACTTGGCTAACATGCCTGCCGACAGTGGATATCCTGCCTATTCAGCAGCACGTTTAGCATCTTTCTATCAACATGCTGGTAAAGTAAAATGTCTTGGTGGACCAGACCTTGATAGAAGTGTTACACTTGTTGGTGCAGTTTCATCTCCTGGAGGAGACTTTTCAGATCCTGTGACTGTTGCATTTCTAGTCACCCTTACTATTGTGCAGAATTCAGCTGGTCAATATCCCCTTAAG GATGCTGTGATAGAGCTGGAATTCCAGGGGATCAAGAAATCTTACACAATGCTTCAG AGCTGGCCTCTTCGTACTGTCGAGGATGGGAGGACTTTGTTGTTTCCATGGC GGAAACAAGTGTTACGAACACATCTAGCTACCTCTACCAACACAAGGCAAAAG GAAGTTTTGCTGTGGATCAAATCAGAGGAACGTGGAGACAATATATCAAAGGAACAGCCCAAAGATTATGTCTGGGGAACGTTAAACAGTGGCAAG GTTGTTCCAGGATATATCCATGGTGTTTTGCGTAAAACGGTACCAAGATATGCGTCCCAAAGAGAGTTTGCCTTGAAGCATCACCTGATGATCCTTTTTTCAGCTA AGCTTTATGAAGTGATGCCTCCTGGCTCCTATTCTAACTGA
- the LOC104713469 gene encoding V-type proton ATPase catalytic subunit A-like isoform X1 has translation MIPFHEPTSKKNTSTDLRRSGIDNGAGCSCSRSVTTLLQYSNLDAVVYVGCGERGIEMIEDKELLEPVATTQCKPQEISSYSYRNKHRSQQQVKESIDLANMPADSGYPAYSAARLASFYQHAGKVKCLGGPDLDRSVTLVGAVSSPGGDFSDPVTVAFLVTLTIVQNSAGQYPLKDAVIELEFQGIKKSYTMLQSWPLRTVEDGRTLLFPWRKQVLRTHLATSTNTRQKEVLLWIKSEERGDNISKEQPKDYVWGTLNSGKVVPGYIHGVLRKTVPRYASQREFALKHHLMILFSASNIFPLNTLVILFNCYWLTN, from the exons GGACCTGAGACGAAGTGGGATTGATAATGGTGCTGGGTGTTCCTGTTCTCGTAGTGTCACCACATTGCTACAG TACTCCAACCTCGATGCTGTTGTGTATGTTGGTTGTGGAGAGAGAGGAATTGAAATGATTGAG GATAAAGAGCTATTAGAACCAGTAGCTACAACACAATGCAAGCCGCAGGAAATATCAAGTTACTCTTACCGAAACAAGCACAGAAGTCAACAACAAGTCAAAGAG tctATTGACTTGGCTAACATGCCTGCCGACAGTGGATATCCTGCCTATTCAGCAGCACGTTTAGCATCTTTCTATCAACATGCTGGTAAAGTAAAATGTCTTGGTGGACCAGACCTTGATAGAAGTGTTACACTTGTTGGTGCAGTTTCATCTCCTGGAGGAGACTTTTCAGATCCTGTGACTGTTGCATTTCTAGTCACCCTTACTATTGTGCAGAATTCAGCTGGTCAATATCCCCTTAAG GATGCTGTGATAGAGCTGGAATTCCAGGGGATCAAGAAATCTTACACAATGCTTCAG AGCTGGCCTCTTCGTACTGTCGAGGATGGGAGGACTTTGTTGTTTCCATGGC GGAAACAAGTGTTACGAACACATCTAGCTACCTCTACCAACACAAGGCAAAAG GAAGTTTTGCTGTGGATCAAATCAGAGGAACGTGGAGACAATATATCAAAGGAACAGCCCAAAGATTATGTCTGGGGAACGTTAAACAGTGGCAAG GTTGTTCCAGGATATATCCATGGTGTTTTGCGTAAAACGGTACCAAGATATGCGTCCCAAAGAGAGTTTGCCTTGAAGCATCACCTGATGATCCTTTTTTCAGCTAGTAACATTTTCCCCCTTAATACTTTGGTCATACTTTTTAATTGTTACTGGCTCACAAATTAA
- the LOC104713469 gene encoding V-type proton ATPase catalytic subunit A-like isoform X3 yields the protein MIPFHEPTSKKNTSTDLRRSGIDNGAGCSCSRSVTTLLQYSNLDAVVYVGCGERGIEMIEDKELLEPVATTQCKPQEISSYSYRNKHRSQQQVKESIDLANMPADSGYPAYSAARLASFYQHAGKVKCLGGPDLDRSVTLVGAVSSPGGDFSDPVTVAFLVTLTIVQNSAGQYPLKDAVIELEFQGIKKSYTMLQSWPLRTVEDGRTLLFPWRKQVLRTHLATSTNTRQKEVLLWIKSEERGDNISKEQPKDYVWGTLNSGKVVPGYIHGVLRKTVPRYASQREFALKHHLMILFSAILRAL from the exons GGACCTGAGACGAAGTGGGATTGATAATGGTGCTGGGTGTTCCTGTTCTCGTAGTGTCACCACATTGCTACAG TACTCCAACCTCGATGCTGTTGTGTATGTTGGTTGTGGAGAGAGAGGAATTGAAATGATTGAG GATAAAGAGCTATTAGAACCAGTAGCTACAACACAATGCAAGCCGCAGGAAATATCAAGTTACTCTTACCGAAACAAGCACAGAAGTCAACAACAAGTCAAAGAG tctATTGACTTGGCTAACATGCCTGCCGACAGTGGATATCCTGCCTATTCAGCAGCACGTTTAGCATCTTTCTATCAACATGCTGGTAAAGTAAAATGTCTTGGTGGACCAGACCTTGATAGAAGTGTTACACTTGTTGGTGCAGTTTCATCTCCTGGAGGAGACTTTTCAGATCCTGTGACTGTTGCATTTCTAGTCACCCTTACTATTGTGCAGAATTCAGCTGGTCAATATCCCCTTAAG GATGCTGTGATAGAGCTGGAATTCCAGGGGATCAAGAAATCTTACACAATGCTTCAG AGCTGGCCTCTTCGTACTGTCGAGGATGGGAGGACTTTGTTGTTTCCATGGC GGAAACAAGTGTTACGAACACATCTAGCTACCTCTACCAACACAAGGCAAAAG GAAGTTTTGCTGTGGATCAAATCAGAGGAACGTGGAGACAATATATCAAAGGAACAGCCCAAAGATTATGTCTGGGGAACGTTAAACAGTGGCAAG GTTGTTCCAGGATATATCCATGGTGTTTTGCGTAAAACGGTACCAAGATATGCGTCCCAAAGAGAGTTTGCCTTGAAGCATCACCTGATGATCCTTTTTTCAGCTA TTCTCAGAGCTTTATGA